In Peromyscus eremicus chromosome 15, PerEre_H2_v1, whole genome shotgun sequence, a genomic segment contains:
- the Rnf152 gene encoding E3 ubiquitin-protein ligase RNF152 yields METLSQDSLLECQICFNYYSPRRRPKLLDCKHTCCSVCLQQMRTSQKDVRCPWCRGVTKLPPGFSVSQLPDDPEVLAVIAIPHTSEHTPVFIKLPSNGCYMLPLPISKERTLLPGDMGCRLLPGNQQKSLTVVTIPAEQQPLQGGAPQEAVEEEPDRRGVVKSSTWSGVCTVILVACVLVFLLGIVLHNMSCISKRFTVISCG; encoded by the coding sequence ATGGAGACACTCTCCCAGGATTCCCTGCTGGAATGTCAGatctgttttaattattatagCCCGCGACGAAGGCCCAAGTTGCTGGATTGCAAGCACACCTGCTGTTCGGTGTGCCTCCAGCAGATGAGGACCAGCCAGAAGGATGTAAGGTGCCCGTGGTGCCGTGGCGTCACCAAGCTGCCCCCAGGCTTCTCTGTATCACAGCTGCCCGATGACCCCGAGGTCCTGGCAGTCATCGCCATCCCGCACACTTCCGAGCACACCCCAGTCTTTATCAAACTTCCTAGCAATGGGTGCTACATGCTGCCCCTGCCCATCTCTAAGGAGCGCACTCTCCTGCCAGGAGACATGGGCTGCCGTCTGCTGCCAGGGAACCAGCAGAAGTCCCTCACCGTGGTGACCATCCCTGCAGAACAGCAGCCCCTGCAGGGTGGAGCTCCCCAAGAGGCCGTGGAGGAGGAGCCCGACAGACGGGGTGTGGTGAAGAGTTCCACATGGTCTGGTGTGTGCACTGTCATCTTGGTGGCCTGTGTTTTGGTCTTCCTCTTGGGCATCGTGCTACACAACATGTCCTGCATCTCCAAGCGCTTCACTGTGATATCCTGTGGTTGA